Proteins from one Salvelinus namaycush isolate Seneca chromosome 34, SaNama_1.0, whole genome shotgun sequence genomic window:
- the LOC120028730 gene encoding dipeptidyl peptidase 1-like, whose amino-acid sequence MKVSGVLLCVVLLWVEGSQADTPANCTYEDLLGSWVFQVSKGGQDKGINCSLMDTIDKSITVHLEKLSVAVDDLGNTGFFTLIYNQGFEVVLNDYKWFGFFKYSEQGSEVTSYCDQTLPGWVHDSLGNNWACFTAKRVVPIAPRSVHTHRYHPNDLFLQRSYKHNLDFIDSINVAQSSWKATAYSEHETYTLQQLMHRAGGPASHIPRRVGPAPVTATLAKMAAGLPERWDWRDVNRVNYLSPVRNQASCGSCYSFALMGMLEARVRLQTNNTETPIFSPQQVVSCSQYSQGCDGGFPYLIGKYVQDFGIVEESCYPYAGTDSPCDVPDGCLRHYTSDYSYVGGFYGGCSESAMMLELVKNGPMGVAFEVYPDFMHYKEGIYHHTGLHDTNNPFELTNHAVLLVGYGQCHVTGQKFWVVKNSWGTEWGEGGFFRIRRGSDECSIESIAVAAKPIPKL is encoded by the exons ATGAAGGTGAgcggtgtgttgttgtgtgtggtcCTGCTCTGGGTGGAGGGCTCCCAGGCTGATACCCCGGCCAACTGCACATATGAAGACCTGTTGGGCTCCTGGGTGTTCCAGGTATCGAAGGGAGGACAAGACAAAGGCATCAACTGCTCTCTGATGG ACACCATTGATAAGTCGATAACGGTGCACCTGGAGAAGCTGTCTGTGGCGGTGGACGACCTGGGGAACACGGGATTCTTCACCCTCATCTACAATCAGGGCTTTGAGGTTGTCCTCAATGACTACAAGTGGTTTGGCTTCTTCAAG TACTCTGAGCAGGGCTCTGAGGTGACCAGCTACTGTGACCAGACTCTGCCAGGCTGGGTCCATGATTCTCTGGGGAACAACTGGGCCTGCTTCACTGCCAAAAGGGTTGTCCCAATAGCCCCTCGCTCCGTACACACACACCGCTACCATCCCAATGACCT gtTCCTCCAGAGGTCCTACAAACACAACCTGGACTTCATTGACTCCATCAACGTGGCCCAGAGCTCCTGGAAAGCCACGGCCTACAGTGAACATGAGACCTACACTCTGCAGCAGCTAATGCACAGGGCTGGGGGACCAGCCTCACACATCCCCAG ACGTGTTGGCCCCGCCCCTGTGACAGCAACGCTAGCCAAGATGGCGGCCGGCCTCCCTGAGCGCTGGGACTGGAGAGATGTCAACAGAGTCAACTACCTCAGTCCTGTCCGAAACCAGG CTTCGTGTGGTAGCTGCTATTCCTTTGCCTTAATGGGAATGTTGGAGGCTCGTGTCCGGCTCCAAACCAACAACACCGAGACTCCCATCTTCAGCCCACAGCAGGTCGTGTCCTGCTCCCAGTACTCCCAAG GTTGTGACGGTGGTTTCCCCTACCTCATTGGAAAGTACGTCCAGGACTTTGGGATCGTGGAAGAGTCGTGTTATCCGTACGCTGGGACAGATTCCCCGTGTGACGTTCCCGATGGCTGTCTCCGCCACTACACTTCGGACTACAGCTACGTGGGAGGGTTCTACGGAGGCTGCAGCGAGTCTGCCATGATGCTGGAACTGGTCAAGAACGGCCCCATGGGGGTGGCCTTTGAG GTGTATCCTGACTTCATGCACTACAAGGAGGGTATCTACCACCACACGGGCCTCCATGACACCAACAACCCGTTTGAGCTGACCAACCACGCGGTGCTGCTGGTGGGCTACGGCCAATGTCACGTCACTGGTCAGAAGTTCTGGGTGGTGAAGAACAGCTGGGGGACGGAGTGGGGCGAGGGGGGCTTCTTCAGGATCAGACGGGGGTCTGACGAGTGTTCCATCGAGAGCATCGCTGTGGCAGCCAAGCCCATCCCTAAACTGTAG